From Halosolutus amylolyticus, a single genomic window includes:
- a CDS encoding sulfatase, translating to MDRTRQSNVLFVVLDTVRKDRLGPYGYERETTPALSAFASEATVFESAVAPAPWTLPVHASLFTGRYPSQHGADQGSPYLEDATTLASILSAGGYDTACYSSNAWITPYTGLTDGFDAQDSFFEVLPGDVLSGPLAGAWQAVNDNAYLRDLASSIVHIGAKAHAKLASGDGADSKTPSVIDRTKSFVEDSESEQGWFAFVNLMDAHLPYYPPEEYREEFAPGVDPDEVCQNSKEFNSGARDVDDEEWAAIRDLYDAEIAHMDAELGRLFDWLRETGQWEETTVVVCADHGELHGEHDLYGHEFALYDELINVPLMVKHPALEADRREDLVELLDCYHTLLDVLDVDPDAVAETGDGDAVAFDPTRSLLSSEYRAFDGVAQPGPGQRAVLEADDDTDYAFVEYAQPVIELHHLEEKASEAGIDLPDDHRAYSRLRAARSTDAKYVRADRIPDEGYRLDDDPDEGTPIGPAEDDRVAAAERALARFEDGVGGAWETPAETDADGADALAEADEETRDRLRELGYLE from the coding sequence ATGGACAGGACTCGTCAGTCGAACGTGCTCTTCGTCGTGCTGGACACGGTCCGGAAGGATCGTCTCGGACCGTACGGGTACGAGCGGGAGACGACGCCCGCGCTCTCGGCGTTCGCGTCGGAAGCGACCGTCTTCGAGTCGGCGGTTGCACCCGCACCGTGGACCCTGCCGGTCCACGCGTCGCTGTTTACCGGCCGCTACCCGAGCCAGCACGGGGCCGACCAGGGGAGTCCGTACCTCGAAGACGCGACGACGCTCGCGTCGATCCTCTCGGCGGGCGGCTACGACACGGCGTGTTACTCCTCGAACGCCTGGATCACGCCCTACACGGGACTCACCGACGGCTTCGACGCACAGGACTCGTTCTTCGAGGTGCTCCCCGGCGACGTCCTCTCGGGGCCGCTCGCGGGCGCATGGCAGGCCGTCAACGACAACGCATACCTCCGCGACCTGGCGTCGTCGATCGTCCACATCGGGGCCAAGGCCCACGCCAAACTCGCCAGCGGCGACGGGGCGGACTCGAAGACGCCGTCAGTCATCGATCGAACGAAATCGTTCGTCGAGGACAGCGAGAGCGAACAGGGCTGGTTCGCGTTCGTCAACCTGATGGACGCCCACCTTCCCTACTACCCGCCCGAGGAGTACCGCGAGGAGTTCGCCCCCGGCGTCGACCCCGACGAGGTGTGCCAGAACTCCAAGGAGTTCAATTCGGGCGCACGCGACGTCGACGACGAGGAGTGGGCGGCCATCCGCGACCTCTACGACGCCGAGATCGCCCACATGGACGCCGAACTCGGCCGCCTGTTCGACTGGCTCCGCGAGACCGGCCAGTGGGAGGAGACGACCGTCGTCGTGTGTGCCGACCACGGCGAACTCCACGGCGAACACGACCTCTACGGCCACGAGTTCGCCCTCTACGACGAACTGATCAACGTCCCCCTCATGGTGAAACACCCGGCCCTCGAGGCCGATCGCCGCGAGGATCTCGTCGAGTTGCTCGACTGCTATCACACGCTGCTCGACGTGCTGGACGTCGATCCCGACGCCGTGGCAGAGACGGGTGACGGGGACGCCGTCGCGTTCGATCCGACGCGATCGCTGCTCTCGAGCGAGTACCGGGCGTTCGACGGAGTGGCGCAACCGGGCCCCGGCCAGCGTGCCGTCCTCGAGGCGGACGACGATACCGACTACGCGTTCGTCGAGTACGCCCAGCCGGTCATCGAACTCCACCACCTAGAGGAGAAGGCGAGCGAGGCCGGTATCGACCTGCCCGACGATCACCGTGCCTACTCGCGGCTGCGCGCCGCCCGGAGCACCGACGCGAAGTACGTCCGCGCCGATCGGATTCCCGACGAGGGGTACCGACTCGACGACGACCCGGACGAGGGGACACCGATCGGCCCGGCCGAGGACGATCGCGTCGCCGCCGCGGAACGGGCGCTCGCCCGCTTCGAGGACGGCGTCGGCGGTGCGTGGGAGACCCCGGCCGAAACCGACGCCGACGGGGCCGACGCCCTGGCCGAGGCCGACGAGGAAACGCGCGATCGGTTGCGCGAACTCGGCTATCTGGAGTGA
- a CDS encoding glycosyltransferase family 4 protein, whose protein sequence is MKISHYFELEAHVTGGIRESVKNQRKMLDRLDLQYTTEPTLDADVFHCNLMGPRSVWYAKRARSRGIPVVAHTHVTAEDFGDSFRFTNALAKPLKPYLERAYGLADALVCPSEYNRRLLETYTDVPTTVISNGVDREKLEGFESLADEYRERYDLRPPVVFLVGHVIKRKGLATFVELARRRPDLDFAWFGPLDRSLKGRETLSLIDNAPDNCTFTGYVDDVRGAYAAGDIFCFPTHEENEGIALLEAMTAGKPILVRDIETFSWLEDGEDCLKVSGSGVDAFADAIDRLEDPDRRRELGAAAADRSDAFSLSAVADRYETLYAEVA, encoded by the coding sequence ATGAAAATCAGCCACTACTTCGAACTCGAGGCCCACGTCACCGGCGGCATCCGCGAATCGGTCAAGAACCAGCGGAAGATGCTGGATCGGCTGGACCTGCAGTACACGACCGAACCGACTCTCGACGCCGACGTCTTCCACTGTAACCTCATGGGCCCGCGTTCCGTCTGGTACGCGAAACGCGCTCGATCGCGAGGGATCCCCGTCGTCGCACACACCCACGTGACCGCGGAGGACTTCGGCGACAGTTTCCGGTTCACGAACGCGCTCGCGAAGCCGCTGAAACCGTACCTCGAGCGCGCGTACGGACTGGCCGACGCTCTGGTCTGTCCCTCCGAGTACAATCGTCGGCTGCTCGAAACGTACACCGACGTGCCGACGACCGTCATCTCGAACGGCGTCGATCGCGAGAAACTCGAGGGGTTCGAGTCGCTCGCGGACGAGTACCGCGAGCGGTACGATCTGCGTCCGCCGGTCGTCTTCCTCGTCGGCCACGTCATCAAACGCAAGGGGCTGGCGACGTTCGTCGAACTGGCCCGGCGGCGACCGGACCTGGACTTCGCGTGGTTCGGCCCGCTCGACCGATCGCTGAAGGGGCGGGAAACGCTCTCGCTGATCGACAACGCCCCGGACAACTGCACGTTCACCGGCTACGTCGACGACGTCCGCGGTGCGTACGCGGCGGGCGACATCTTCTGTTTCCCGACCCACGAGGAGAACGAGGGGATCGCGCTCCTGGAGGCGATGACGGCCGGCAAACCGATCCTCGTCCGGGACATCGAGACCTTCTCGTGGCTCGAGGACGGCGAAGACTGCCTGAAGGTGTCGGGATCGGGCGTCGACGCGTTCGCGGACGCGATCGACCGACTCGAAGATCCCGATCGGCGCCGGGAACTCGGCGCGGCGGCGGCGGACCGGAGCGACGCGTTCTCGCTCTCGGCGGTCGCCGATCGCTACGAAACGCTGTACGCGGAGGTGGCCTGA
- a CDS encoding glycosyltransferase, with the protein MKIGFFTDSYFPEIDGVTYTIDLWREKLERDGHEVYVVYPDGDYDPDDREIPVRSLPNPFYAGYRIPLVKRTASLPDLDVVHCHGPAPVGLLGRYYAWKHDLPAIYTHHTPIEEYFHQSVRSESIAALLRKGYVPWENSLLRSFDVVTASTTRINRDVEHVQLPVGIDMEFFQPTETDWYPDPDRPVIGYSGRLSMEKNVDEILRVADEMPDYEFVIVGEGPFRDQLERDAPDNVTIRDFLPREALPIFYSSIDVFVTASTADTLGLSTLEANACATPVVAADVAPFDRTIGSENGARFPYGDLEAMAAEIEGCLDAEWDTRAAVEQYAVHRTVADLEQLYHETSLSTDEAPVETGSRWQPTDD; encoded by the coding sequence ATGAAGATCGGATTCTTCACGGACAGTTACTTCCCCGAGATCGACGGCGTAACGTACACGATCGACCTCTGGCGCGAGAAGCTAGAACGCGACGGACACGAGGTGTACGTCGTCTATCCCGACGGCGACTACGACCCCGACGACCGGGAGATCCCCGTCAGGTCGCTTCCGAACCCGTTCTACGCCGGCTACCGGATCCCGCTGGTCAAACGGACCGCGTCGCTTCCCGACCTCGACGTCGTCCACTGTCACGGGCCGGCACCGGTCGGTCTCCTCGGGCGATACTACGCGTGGAAACACGACTTGCCGGCGATCTACACCCACCACACGCCCATCGAGGAGTACTTCCACCAGAGCGTCAGATCGGAGTCGATCGCGGCGCTCCTCAGGAAGGGGTACGTCCCCTGGGAGAACTCGTTGCTCCGGAGCTTCGACGTCGTGACCGCCTCGACGACCCGGATCAACCGCGACGTCGAGCACGTCCAGTTGCCGGTCGGCATCGACATGGAGTTCTTCCAGCCGACCGAGACGGACTGGTATCCCGACCCCGATCGGCCGGTGATCGGCTACAGCGGCCGGCTCAGCATGGAGAAAAACGTCGACGAGATCCTCCGCGTCGCCGACGAGATGCCCGACTACGAGTTCGTCATCGTCGGCGAGGGGCCGTTCCGCGACCAGCTCGAGCGCGACGCCCCGGACAACGTGACGATCCGGGACTTCCTCCCCAGGGAAGCGTTGCCGATCTTCTACTCCTCGATCGACGTCTTCGTGACCGCCTCGACCGCGGACACCCTGGGTCTCTCGACACTCGAGGCCAACGCCTGTGCCACCCCCGTCGTCGCCGCCGACGTCGCGCCGTTCGATCGAACGATCGGGTCCGAAAACGGTGCCCGATTCCCGTACGGGGATCTCGAGGCGATGGCCGCCGAAATCGAGGGCTGTCTGGACGCCGAGTGGGACACCCGGGCGGCCGTCGAACAGTACGCCGTGCACCGAACCGTCGCCGATCTCGAGCAGCTGTACCACGAAACCTCGCTCTCGACGGACGAAGCGCCGGTCGAAACCGGGAGCCGCTGGCAACCCACGGACGATTAG
- a CDS encoding ATP-dependent helicase yields MTDGDWTDEPETDDGAATADEPATLRPRGTQRDVVAATDDRLIVSAGAGTGKTQTMAWRIEDAIENRGVAPERVLVLTFANEAAHAIKDDLGDLLADGRGYDVDAYTYHAFCQQLLGEYAYYFDLAPEFDLVTDDDRRAIVQSLVDDLEYRFVEPIDARTGADRVERDLIEFIEDLKRAGVTPDEVASSLPETGTIARLSTLARELHALGRRLFDTDRNPTLTDDPLAFQDRFQKYRTVLRHKRGQLESGTPVEAEVADYLGTMLDLVDELEALLLNGASSWYERFVPQALLAGNVPTFFSDTYQTPIGRLVAFVEMLQQTHDFLPGYRAYERELAGEGAFQQALDYDDLIRWATTLLSDETVRSGIVDQWDLILCDEFQDTDDAQLELIAALGAETELFVIGDQDQAIYEWRGAHPENMDRISDELEGFERYSLDLNFRSPDAILDLVADLPADSQGLSAFKDDVENAVVTVDAADEEEEQAAQVSTAISKLVKGTLPAIEAADLGDVAVLVRTKRQADLVAAQLDEACLPYELAHDMGGETSPGIETVLAYLRVLVDPHDDVSLNRVLTMFYRVPAADLDRLNRAETSTYRALSDRPANEFDAPERLERARSDVETLRSKRHRLSISELYAELKRETRFEWFLTAGERRELAAIERLMESFDEGRVTQSRLTEEFVSYLELQGEISGRESGGDLETAAGSDDKIDVMTIFQAKGLEFDVVMLPFLSADHWPPLPPGTFPNPYPRSTHSFSALADLVDADRATSLWTDHSVGEVPEEWRVLHVGLTRAKERLFLFGTDPDEPDVPASQLDEYLAGVEWSVGGPHMDVWDRITDSYEQLDDRFRTDLTDEIDAGLDRESVSLQYFETPIALEDAIDETLELARQLRAGTLSTIDPETVGYRTDLTGGVGRELERRHSHSSVETVGQCERRHVLDHVVDAFADPLAYGLPDSSDATGASPIAIGTLFHFVAEEAFWRDYTGPDEWRAACDRLGRLHGLEDAVPAARACVDRYFATPASDWETLGAEVPFELADYDASVGGPIVGSIDAIARTDDGEVVILDYKTGSQRKELGESYQLLLYLLAARDVFSTPIRTAGYVYVGPNGPDVQLFSAAQLLDMRPQLTADLRAADESEFGTAQCGLHCRDCTHTSLGCADDGIVE; encoded by the coding sequence ATGACCGACGGAGACTGGACGGACGAACCCGAGACGGACGACGGCGCGGCGACAGCAGACGAACCGGCGACGCTCCGCCCGCGAGGCACCCAGCGCGACGTCGTCGCCGCGACCGACGATCGGCTCATCGTCAGCGCCGGCGCGGGTACCGGCAAGACCCAGACGATGGCCTGGCGGATCGAGGACGCGATCGAGAACCGCGGCGTCGCCCCCGAGCGCGTCCTCGTGTTGACGTTCGCGAACGAGGCCGCCCACGCCATCAAGGACGACCTCGGCGACCTGCTCGCGGACGGGCGGGGGTACGACGTCGACGCGTACACCTACCACGCGTTCTGCCAGCAGTTGCTCGGCGAGTACGCCTACTACTTCGACCTCGCGCCGGAGTTCGACCTCGTCACGGACGACGATCGGCGGGCGATCGTCCAGTCGCTCGTCGACGACCTCGAGTACCGGTTCGTCGAACCGATCGACGCCCGGACCGGGGCCGACCGGGTCGAGCGCGACCTCATCGAGTTCATCGAGGACCTCAAACGGGCGGGCGTCACCCCCGACGAGGTCGCCTCGTCGCTCCCCGAAACCGGGACGATCGCCAGGCTGTCGACGCTGGCCCGGGAACTGCACGCGCTCGGCCGGCGGCTGTTCGACACCGATCGGAACCCGACCCTCACGGACGACCCGCTCGCGTTCCAGGATCGCTTCCAGAAGTACCGGACGGTCCTCCGGCACAAGCGAGGACAACTCGAATCCGGCACGCCCGTCGAGGCGGAGGTAGCCGACTACCTCGGGACGATGCTCGACCTCGTCGACGAACTCGAGGCGTTACTCCTGAACGGGGCCTCGAGCTGGTACGAACGGTTCGTCCCGCAGGCCCTCCTCGCCGGGAACGTGCCCACCTTCTTCTCCGATACCTACCAGACGCCGATCGGGCGACTCGTCGCGTTCGTCGAGATGCTCCAGCAGACCCACGACTTCCTGCCCGGCTACCGGGCCTACGAGCGGGAACTCGCCGGCGAGGGCGCGTTCCAGCAGGCGCTCGATTACGACGACCTCATCCGGTGGGCCACGACGTTGCTTTCGGACGAAACCGTCCGATCGGGGATCGTCGACCAGTGGGACCTGATCCTCTGTGACGAGTTCCAGGACACCGACGACGCGCAACTGGAGCTGATCGCCGCGCTGGGCGCCGAGACGGAGCTGTTCGTCATCGGCGACCAGGACCAGGCGATCTACGAGTGGCGGGGTGCCCACCCCGAGAACATGGACCGGATCAGCGACGAACTCGAGGGGTTCGAACGCTACTCCCTGGACCTGAACTTCCGGTCGCCGGACGCGATCCTCGACCTCGTCGCCGACCTGCCGGCCGACAGCCAGGGGCTGTCGGCGTTCAAGGACGACGTCGAGAACGCCGTCGTCACGGTCGACGCGGCCGACGAGGAAGAAGAGCAGGCGGCCCAGGTCAGCACGGCCATCTCGAAGCTCGTCAAGGGAACCCTCCCCGCGATCGAGGCGGCCGACCTGGGGGACGTCGCGGTGCTCGTCCGGACCAAACGGCAGGCCGACCTGGTCGCCGCCCAGCTCGACGAGGCTTGCCTCCCCTACGAACTGGCCCACGACATGGGCGGCGAGACGTCCCCGGGGATCGAGACCGTCCTCGCGTACCTCCGGGTGCTCGTCGATCCACACGACGACGTCAGCCTGAACCGGGTCCTGACGATGTTCTACCGCGTTCCCGCGGCCGACCTGGACCGGCTCAACCGCGCGGAGACGAGCACCTATCGCGCGCTTTCCGATCGGCCGGCGAATGAGTTCGACGCACCCGAGCGCCTCGAGCGGGCCCGTTCGGACGTCGAGACGCTGCGATCGAAGCGCCACCGGCTGTCGATCTCGGAGCTCTACGCCGAACTCAAGCGGGAGACGCGGTTCGAGTGGTTCCTGACGGCCGGCGAGCGGCGGGAACTCGCGGCGATCGAACGGCTGATGGAGTCGTTCGACGAGGGTCGTGTCACGCAGTCGCGACTCACCGAGGAGTTCGTCTCGTATCTCGAACTGCAGGGCGAGATCAGCGGCCGGGAATCGGGCGGCGACCTGGAGACGGCGGCGGGATCGGACGACAAGATCGACGTCATGACGATCTTCCAGGCCAAGGGCCTGGAGTTCGACGTCGTGATGCTCCCGTTCCTGAGCGCCGACCACTGGCCGCCGCTCCCGCCCGGGACGTTCCCCAATCCCTACCCCCGGTCGACCCACTCGTTTTCGGCGCTCGCGGACCTCGTCGACGCCGATCGGGCCACCTCGCTGTGGACCGACCACTCGGTGGGCGAGGTGCCCGAGGAATGGCGGGTGCTCCACGTGGGCCTGACGCGAGCGAAGGAGCGGCTGTTCCTCTTCGGCACCGACCCGGACGAGCCCGACGTGCCGGCGAGCCAGCTCGACGAGTACCTCGCCGGCGTCGAGTGGAGCGTCGGCGGCCCGCACATGGACGTCTGGGATCGGATCACCGACAGCTACGAGCAACTCGACGATCGGTTCCGGACGGATCTGACCGACGAGATCGACGCCGGGCTGGACCGCGAATCGGTCTCGCTCCAGTACTTCGAGACGCCCATCGCGCTCGAGGACGCGATCGACGAGACGCTGGAGTTGGCCCGGCAACTCCGCGCCGGGACACTCTCGACGATCGATCCCGAGACGGTCGGCTACCGGACCGACCTCACGGGCGGGGTCGGCCGGGAACTGGAGCGCCGTCACAGTCACAGTTCCGTCGAGACGGTCGGCCAGTGCGAGCGTCGCCACGTGCTCGACCACGTCGTCGATGCGTTCGCGGACCCGCTCGCGTACGGCCTCCCGGATTCGTCCGACGCGACCGGCGCCTCACCCATCGCGATCGGGACCCTGTTCCACTTCGTCGCCGAAGAGGCGTTCTGGCGGGACTACACCGGGCCCGACGAGTGGCGGGCCGCCTGCGATCGACTCGGGCGGCTCCACGGCCTCGAGGACGCCGTTCCGGCGGCCAGAGCCTGCGTCGATCGCTACTTCGCAACCCCGGCGTCCGACTGGGAGACCCTCGGCGCGGAGGTCCCGTTCGAACTCGCCGACTACGACGCGAGCGTCGGCGGCCCGATCGTCGGCTCGATCGACGCGATTGCGCGGACCGACGACGGCGAGGTCGTGATCCTCGACTACAAGACGGGGAGCCAGCGCAAGGAACTCGGTGAGAGCTACCAGTTGCTGCTGTACCTCCTCGCCGCCAGGGACGTGTTCTCGACCCCGATCCGAACGGCCGGCTACGTCTACGTCGGGCCGAACGGCCCCGACGTCCAGCTGTTTTCTGCCGCGCAGTTGCTGGACATGCGCCCGCAGTTGACGGCGGATCTCCGCGCTGCGGACGAGAGCGAGTTCGGGACCGCCCAGTGTGGGCTCCACTGCCGGGACTGTACGCACACGTCGCTCGGCTGTGCCGACGACGGGATCGTCGAGTGA